The genomic DNA GAGCGTCCGGTCTGCATGCCGGGCACCGGACCGCTCGCGCCATGGCGCTGGTGCTGCTCGCGGTGCTCGGATGTGCTCGCTCGTCGTTTGAGACCGGACGCCTCGGACGCATTGCGCTGCATACGCCCGACGAGTCGCCGAGAGGGGTCGTATTCCTGTTCTCCGGCGCTCTGGGGTGGGGAGCCACCGAGGAGTCGGCGGCAAGCCTGCTCGCCGCGGATCGCGTCGTGGTCATCGGTGTCGACCTTGCGATGTACCGGCCGGCGCTCGATGCGAGCGACGGTGAATGTCTTTACCTGCTGAGCGAGATCGAATCGCTCAGCCAGCAGGTTCAGCGCGATCTCGCGCTGCCCGGATATTTTTCGCCGATCCTGGCTGGAATCGGCGAGGGCGGTGCGCTTGCGAGAGCCGCGCTCCAGCAGACACCGGCGGCCACTGTGGCCGGGTCGATCGCCGTCGATCCGACAGCCGCCGTTCGAACGCGCCTCCCGCTGTGTCCGGGCGACGTGGCGTCGAAGAGCGCGGGCGGTTTTATCTATGGACCGGTCGGCACGCTCCCGGGCTTTCTCGCGTTCGGCTTCACGTCCGCTTTCGATGCGGCCGGACGCGCGCAGGCGACGAGTGTGATCGCACGCGGCGAGCCGGCCGTGATCGAGCGCGAGCCTGCGGCGGGTTCGGACGTACCGGCGGCAACTCTGCTCGCCGAGCTCGTGCGCGCCCATTTGTCAGACAGCAGGGACAGCGCCGATGGCGGCAACGGTGCGGCGGCTGCGGGTGGCGCGGACGATGCTGCCGGTGCGCGCGGCGCTGCGAACGCAAGCACGACGAGCAGGACTCTTTCCGCATCGCTCGTCGAGCTTGCCGCAGACGGAGCGGCGGCGAGCGACGGAAGGCCGCTCGTCGTCATGATCTCGGGCGACGGCGGCTGGCGCGACCTCGACAAGACGATTGCCGAATACCTTCGCGGACACGGCGCGAACGTCGTCGGCTGGGACAGCCTTCGATACTTCTGGCACGAGAAAACGCCCGAGGAGCTCGCCGCGGATCTCGACGCGGTGATCCGACGTTATGCGGAACCCTGGCATGCCAGCGACGTGGTCCTCGCCGGATATTCGTTCGGCGCGGGCGTGCTGCCGTTTGCATACAACCGGTTGCCGGAAGCGACGCGCGCGAAAGTCTCGCAGCTCTCGCTGCTCGGCTTCTCGGCGGATGCCGATTTCGAGATCCACATCAGCGGCTGGATCGGTGCGCCGCCGAGCGACGAAGCCCGTCCGGTCGGGCCCGAGCTCGCGCAGATCGCGCCGGGGTTGATCCAATGCTTCTACGGCGAGGAAGAAGACGACTCGCTGTGCCCGAGCCTCGAAGCGAGCGGTGCCGAGATCATCCGCACGGCCGGCGATCACCATTTCAACGGCGATTACGATGCGCTCGCGAAGCGGATCCTCGACGGGATCGCCCGGCGGCATCAGCGGTCGTCCGCCGGCACGCCGGCGAACCGCTGACGGCTACAGGTCGCGCAGCGCGCGCTTCAGGACCTTGCCGGTCGGATTTCGCGGAAGCTCTTCGAGGAAGACGATCTCGCGCGGCACCTTGTAGCGTGCGAGGTGTTCCTTGACGTAGCTCTTGAGGTCATCCTGGCTGATCGCGCCGAGACGCTCGGGAACGACGAATGCCTTCAGCCGCTGGC from Candidatus Limnocylindrales bacterium includes the following:
- a CDS encoding AcvB/VirJ family lysyl-phosphatidylglycerol hydrolase — its product is MAECVRGRGASGLHAGHRTARAMALVLLAVLGCARSSFETGRLGRIALHTPDESPRGVVFLFSGALGWGATEESAASLLAADRVVVIGVDLAMYRPALDASDGECLYLLSEIESLSQQVQRDLALPGYFSPILAGIGEGGALARAALQQTPAATVAGSIAVDPTAAVRTRLPLCPGDVASKSAGGFIYGPVGTLPGFLAFGFTSAFDAAGRAQATSVIARGEPAVIEREPAAGSDVPAATLLAELVRAHLSDSRDSADGGNGAAAAGGADDAAGARGAANASTTSRTLSASLVELAADGAAASDGRPLVVMISGDGGWRDLDKTIAEYLRGHGANVVGWDSLRYFWHEKTPEELAADLDAVIRRYAEPWHASDVVLAGYSFGAGVLPFAYNRLPEATRAKVSQLSLLGFSADADFEIHISGWIGAPPSDEARPVGPELAQIAPGLIQCFYGEEEDDSLCPSLEASGAEIIRTAGDHHFNGDYDALAKRILDGIARRHQRSSAGTPANR